One window from the genome of Osmerus eperlanus chromosome 1, fOsmEpe2.1, whole genome shotgun sequence encodes:
- the kctd6a gene encoding BTB/POZ domain-containing protein KCTD6a isoform X1 gives MENGDWRYMMTDPVMLNVGGCLYTTSLSTLQRYPDSMLGAMFRGDFPTTRDAKGHYFIDRDGPLFRYVLNFLRTSELTLPFDFKEMELLRKEADFYQIEPLIQCLGDTKPLYPLDTFEEVVELSSTRKLSKYSNPVAVIITQLTITTKVHALLEGISNSFTKWNKHMMDTRDFQVSFTFGPCDYHQEVSLRVHLVEYISKQGFTIRNTRVHHMSERANENTVEHHWTFCRLARKVDD, from the exons ATGGAGAATGGAGACTGGAGATATATG ATGACTGATCCAGTAATGTTGAACGTGGGAGGCTGTTTGTACACCACGTCCCTGTCCACCCTACAGCGCTACCCTGATTCCATGCTGGGTGCCATGTTCCGTGGAGACTTCCCCACCACCAGGGACGCCAAGGGACACTACTTCATCGACCGAGACGGTCCACTCTTCCGCTACGTACTCAACTTTCTCCGCACCTCCGAGCTGACGTTGCCCTTCGACTTCAAGGAGATGGAGCTTCTCCGCAAAGAGGCCGACTTCTACCAGATCGAGCCTCTCATCCAGTGTCTGGGGGACACCAAGCCCCTCTACCCTTTAGATACCTTCGAAGAGGTGGTGGAGCTCTCCAGCACCCGCAAGCTCTCCAAGTACTCCAACCCCGTAGCGGTGATCATCACCCagctcaccatcaccaccaaggTGCACGCTCTTCTGGAGGGGATTTCCAACAGCTTCACCAAGTGGAACAAACACATGATGGACACCAGGGACTTCCAGGTGTCCTTCACCTTCGGGCCGTGCGACTACCACCAGGAGGTGTCCCTGAGGGTGCACCTGGTGGAGTACATCTCCAAGCAGGGCTTCACCATCAGAAACACGCGCGTGCACCACATGAGCGAGCGGGCCAACGAGAACACCGTGGAGCACCACTGGACGTTCTGTCGGCTGGCGCGCAAGGTGGACGACTAG
- the pdhb gene encoding pyruvate dehydrogenase E1 component subunit beta, mitochondrial produces MASLRCFLRSGRNAVSVVLRREFHKTSPASVQVTVRDALNQAMDEELERDERVFLLGEEVAQYDGAYKVSRGLWKKYGDKRIIDTPITEMGFTGIAVGAAMAGLRPICEFMTFNFSMQAIDQVINSAAKTYYMSAGRQSVPIVFRGPNGASAGVAAQHSQCFAAWYGHCPGLKVVSPWNAEDARGLLKAAIRDDNPVVFLENELMYGVAFEMSEEAQSKDFTIPIGKAKVERQGTHVSLVTHSRYVSHCLDAAVVLAKDGIECEVVNLRTIRPLDIETIEASVMKTNHLVTVEGGWPQFGVGAEICAKIMEGPAFNYLDAPATRVTGVDIPMPYAKILEDNSVPQIKDIIFSVKKTLNV; encoded by the exons ATGGCGTCGTTGAGGTGTTTTCTGCGCTCAGGGAGG AATGCCGTATCGGTTGTCCTGCGCAGGGAGTTCCACAAAACGTCACCGGCTTCTGTGCAG GTAACAGTCAGAGATGCTCTTAACCAGGCCATGGATGAAGAGCTGGAGCGGGATGAGAGAGTCTTCCTGCTGGGGGAGGAAGTGGCACAGTATGACGGTGCCTACAAG GTGAGCAGGggtctgtggaagaagtatggAGACAAACGCATCATCGACACGCCTATCACGGAG ATGGGGTTCACTGGTATCGCAGTTGGGGCTGCTATG GCAGGACTGAGGCCAATCTGTGAGTTCATGACCTTTAATTTCTCTATGCAAGCCATCGACCAAGTCATCAACTCTGCAGCTAAGACCTACTACATGTCGGCCGGCCGTCAGTCTGTCCCTATCGTGTTCCGGGGGCCTAACGGTGCATCTGCGGGTGTGGCTGCCCAGCACTCCCAGTGCTTCGCAGCCTGGTATGGACACTGCCCTGGCCTCAAGGTAGTGAGTCCATGGAATGCTGAAGATGCCAGGGGTCTCCTCAAAGCAGCCATCAGAGATGACAATCCCG TGGTCTTTCTGGAGAATGAGCTGATGTATGGAGTTGCATTTGAAATGTCAGAGGAGGCCCAGTCTAAGGACTTTACCATTCCCATCGGAAAAGCCAAGGTTGAAAGACAAG GCACTCACGTCAGTCTCGTGACACATTCCCGGTATGTTAGTCACTGTCTGGACGCTGCTGTCGTCTTGGCCAAAGACGGGATTGAATGTGAG GTCGTTAACCTGCGCACCATCAGACCTCTGGATATTGAGACCATTGAGGCGAGCGTGATGAAGACCAACCACCTGGTGACGGTGGAGGGCGGATGGCCACAGTTTGGAGTAGGAGCTGAGATCTGTGCCAAGATCATGGAGG GTCCCGCTTTTAACTACTTGGATGCACCTGCCACTCGAGTGACCGGTGTAGACATCCCAATGCCCTACGCTAAGATTCTGGAAGACAACAGCGTTCCCCAGATTAAAGACATAATCTTTTCAGTGAAAAAGACACTGAATGTTTAA
- the pxk gene encoding PX domain-containing protein kinase-like protein → MAFLEKPLPGRVLLDDTVALTAVIEASQNLQSHTEYIIRIQRGVSSDNSWQVIRRYSDFDMLNNSLLVSGINLPLPPKKLLGNMDREFIAERQRGLQAYLDFITQNHVLSSCELVKKFLDPNNYSANYTEIALQQVSMFFRSDPKWEVVEPLKDIGWRIRKKYFLIKNKDLPKERQVLSWVDLGPDKFLSDKDLQSTMKLLPTLANPYIYPVTFANTSESSALVIRLFSEKGTLRDHICKVKPKEPFMKKYCNPKKTQGLELQQIRLYGRQVLEVLKFLHDKGFQYGHLHASNVVLEDNTCKLLDIENSLLGLPSYYRPYIAQFRKINTVESIDVYSFGHLLYEMMYGSPPDTVPVDQYPPAPSTSVVSVLQSILSTEACKTGMPTLAQLLQTPLFSDVLLYHSEKLQFKIPTKLKDALKTAREGFEKRLQEEQKMIHQHRRLTRAQSHHGSEEEKKKRKILARKKSRQSTYENEEDLSVKYNNNSGSGASSPPTSPSSPTPPSTSGVSPPPPPPPPPASDPGQSLNPPPSTNGVTRTALLSSIQTFSKGKLKRAETCDRSISHI, encoded by the exons gaATACATAATCCGCATACAAAGAGGTGTTTCTTCAGATAACAGTTGGCAG GTCATTCGCAGATACAGTGATTTTGACATGCTGAATAATAGTCTGCTG GTCTCTGGCATAAACCTGCCTCTCCCGCCTAAGAAGCTGTTAGGGAACATGGACAGAGAGTTCAtagcagagagacaaagaggactCCAGGCCTACCTAGATTTCATTACCCAGAACCATGTGCTCTCCAGCTGTGAACTAGTAAAAAAGTTCCTGGATCCTAATAACTACTCTGCCAACTACACAG AAATCGCCTTGCAGCAGGTGTCCATGTTCTTCAGATCAGACCCAAAGTGGGAAGTTGTGGAGCCTTTGAAAGACATTG GATGGAGGATACGAAAGAAATATTTCCTTATAAAAAACAAAGATCTACCAAAGGAACGACAAGTATTAAGTTGG GTTGACCTGGGTCCAGATAAATTCCTGTCAGACAAAGACCTTCAGTCTACAATGAAGCTGCTCCCTACACTGGCT AACCCGTACATCTACCCAGTGACGTTCGCCAACACCAGTGAGTCCTCAGCACTGGTCATCAGGCTGTTCAGTGAGAAAGGCACTCTGAGAGACCACATATGCAAG GTGAAGCCCAAAGAGCCCTTCATGAAGAAGTACTGCAACCCCAAGAAGACCCAGGGCCTGGAGCTGCAGCAGATCAGGCTCTACGGGCGGCAGGTTCTGGAG GTCCTGAAGTTTCTCCATGATAAGGGCTTCCAGTATGGCCATCTCCATGCCTCCAACGTGGTGTTAGAGGACAACACCTGCAAGTTGCTGGACATAGAGAACAGCCTTCTGGGCCTACCGTCCTACTACCGGCCCTACATAGCCCAGTTCAGGAAAATCAAC ACCGTAGAGAGCATCGACGTCTACTCGTTTGGTCACTTACTGTATGAAATGATGTACGGCAGCCCTCCGGACACGGTgcccgtggaccagtacccacCGGCACCTTCCACCTCAGTGG TCTCTGTGTTGCAATCCATCCTGTCTACTGAGGCCTGCAAGACAGGGATGCCCACTCTTGCGCAGCTACTACAGACACC GCTGTTCAGCGACGTGCTCCTGTACCACTCAGAGAAGCTCCagttcaag ATCCCCACCAAGTTAAAAGATGCGCTGAAGACCGCCCGAGAAGGCTTCGAGAAGCGACTTCAAGAGGAGCAGAAAATG ATCCATCAGCACAGGAGGTTGACGAGAGCTCAGTCCCACCATGgatcagaggaggagaagaagaagaggaagatccTGGCCAGAAAG AAGTCCAGGCAGTCAACCTATGAAAACGAGGAGGACCTGTCTGTAAAATATAACAACAACTCTG gttcAGGAGCCAGCTCCCCACCCACGTCTCCATCCTCCCCAACACCCCCATCCACCTCAG GAGTCTCTCCaccacccccgcctcctccgcccccagCCAGTGACCCAGGCCAGTCCCTCAACCCCCCACCATCTACTAATGGAGTGACCCGCACCGCTTTGCTTAGCTCCATCCAGACTTTCAGCAAAGGAAAACTGAAGAGGGCTGAGACCTGCGATCGCAGTATCTCCCACATTTAA
- the kctd6a gene encoding BTB/POZ domain-containing protein KCTD6a isoform X2 has protein sequence MENGDWRYMRYPDSMLGAMFRGDFPTTRDAKGHYFIDRDGPLFRYVLNFLRTSELTLPFDFKEMELLRKEADFYQIEPLIQCLGDTKPLYPLDTFEEVVELSSTRKLSKYSNPVAVIITQLTITTKVHALLEGISNSFTKWNKHMMDTRDFQVSFTFGPCDYHQEVSLRVHLVEYISKQGFTIRNTRVHHMSERANENTVEHHWTFCRLARKVDD, from the exons ATGGAGAATGGAGACTGGAGATATATG CGCTACCCTGATTCCATGCTGGGTGCCATGTTCCGTGGAGACTTCCCCACCACCAGGGACGCCAAGGGACACTACTTCATCGACCGAGACGGTCCACTCTTCCGCTACGTACTCAACTTTCTCCGCACCTCCGAGCTGACGTTGCCCTTCGACTTCAAGGAGATGGAGCTTCTCCGCAAAGAGGCCGACTTCTACCAGATCGAGCCTCTCATCCAGTGTCTGGGGGACACCAAGCCCCTCTACCCTTTAGATACCTTCGAAGAGGTGGTGGAGCTCTCCAGCACCCGCAAGCTCTCCAAGTACTCCAACCCCGTAGCGGTGATCATCACCCagctcaccatcaccaccaaggTGCACGCTCTTCTGGAGGGGATTTCCAACAGCTTCACCAAGTGGAACAAACACATGATGGACACCAGGGACTTCCAGGTGTCCTTCACCTTCGGGCCGTGCGACTACCACCAGGAGGTGTCCCTGAGGGTGCACCTGGTGGAGTACATCTCCAAGCAGGGCTTCACCATCAGAAACACGCGCGTGCACCACATGAGCGAGCGGGCCAACGAGAACACCGTGGAGCACCACTGGACGTTCTGTCGGCTGGCGCGCAAGGTGGACGACTAG